One region of Flavobacterium pisciphilum genomic DNA includes:
- a CDS encoding ATP-binding protein: protein MNLTNEFKQKVRLALIEARQNYGGSDADFSKSKGIKPSIYSRLKNGEIERILSDTTWITLGRELQVKVFEDNWKVARTTVYTEIEDNLNFCATLSKSMVLVDDCGIGKTFCTKHIIKKMKNTFYVDCSQAKSKQQFIRLLAKTVGIDNQGKYVDVKANLKYYVTTLEKPLIVLDEAGDLEYNAFLELKELWNGTDGACGWYMIGADGLRAKIQKGISNKKVGFAEIFSRFSDEFIKLVPNGKVDRTIFYTQLIGDVANANLIDRSRTKMLVNKCIGKETTLRYLETLIKIGV from the coding sequence ATGAACCTAACAAACGAATTTAAACAAAAAGTAAGACTGGCACTCATTGAAGCTCGTCAAAATTATGGAGGCTCAGATGCCGATTTTTCTAAGTCCAAAGGAATAAAACCTTCCATCTATTCCCGATTAAAGAATGGAGAAATCGAAAGGATCTTATCTGATACTACTTGGATTACTTTAGGAAGAGAGCTTCAGGTAAAAGTATTTGAAGACAATTGGAAAGTAGCTAGAACAACAGTTTATACAGAAATAGAAGATAATCTCAATTTCTGTGCAACACTAAGTAAATCTATGGTTTTAGTTGATGATTGCGGGATTGGTAAAACTTTTTGTACCAAGCATATTATCAAAAAAATGAAAAACACATTTTATGTCGATTGTTCACAAGCCAAAAGCAAACAGCAATTTATAAGGCTTCTTGCTAAAACAGTAGGAATAGACAATCAAGGAAAATATGTAGATGTAAAAGCCAATTTAAAATACTATGTCACAACGCTCGAAAAACCATTGATAGTTCTTGATGAAGCTGGAGATTTAGAATATAACGCGTTTCTGGAACTTAAAGAATTATGGAACGGAACTGATGGAGCTTGTGGTTGGTACATGATCGGAGCAGATGGATTGAGAGCCAAAATTCAAAAAGGAATCAGTAATAAAAAAGTAGGTTTTGCCGAAATATTCAGTCGGTTTTCAGACGAATTTATCAAGTTGGTTCCCAACGGAAAAGTAGATAGAACGATTTTTTATACTCAATTAATTGGTGACGTAGCCAATGCGAATTTAATAGACCGTTCCAGAACCAAAATGCTGGTTAATAAATGTATCGGAAAAGAAACAACACTTAGGTATTTAGAAACACTCATTAAAATAGGCGTATAA
- a CDS encoding bifunctional adenosylcobinamide kinase/adenosylcobinamide-phosphate guanylyltransferase, which produces MARAISPKTLFEKKFDEFDFEGIWGDVFGKPEKGGVWIIYGAEKNGKTLFALKLAEFLTKYENVWYISAEEGTGKEFQANAQRAKIDPASRKIKFSEYTEIEVVKERLSKRQAPKIVLFDNMTIYNDELKNGAFRRFTSEFQNTTMIFLAHEEKKEPYTATAKLAKKLAKIYIRIEGLTAFVAGRCPGGIIAINEKTALLYHGSDIKK; this is translated from the coding sequence ATGGCACGAGCAATATCTCCCAAAACATTATTTGAAAAGAAGTTCGACGAGTTTGATTTTGAAGGAATCTGGGGCGACGTATTTGGCAAACCCGAAAAAGGAGGCGTTTGGATTATATATGGAGCCGAAAAAAACGGAAAAACGCTCTTTGCACTTAAACTAGCTGAATTCCTAACCAAATATGAAAATGTTTGGTACATATCTGCCGAGGAAGGAACAGGAAAAGAATTCCAAGCCAATGCACAACGAGCAAAAATAGATCCAGCCTCGAGAAAAATAAAGTTCTCTGAATATACCGAAATCGAAGTGGTAAAAGAAAGATTATCAAAACGTCAAGCACCAAAAATTGTACTGTTTGATAATATGACGATTTACAATGATGAATTAAAAAATGGAGCCTTCAGGCGATTTACTTCAGAGTTTCAGAATACGACAATGATATTTCTGGCACATGAGGAAAAAAAAGAACCCTACACAGCCACAGCTAAACTGGCCAAAAAGCTGGCTAAGATTTACATACGAATAGAAGGTTTAACAGCTTTTGTTGCCGGAAGATGCCCGGGAGGAATAATAGCGATAAACGAAAAAACAGCCCTATTGTATCATGGAAGTGATATCAAAAAATAA